CGCGTATGGAATGCGCGTGGACAGGTTCTGGTGGGCGCGCACGTTAGTGACGGCATTAAACCGGGAATCATCTGTATCCATGAAGGCGCATGGCCGGATATCGAAAACGGTATCTGTAAAAATGGCGGCGCGAACGTGCTGACGGCGGATATCCCGACTTCACGACTGGCGAATGGTTGTGCCGGGAATACCAGCCTGGTATACGCAGAAAAATACACCGGTAAAGCGCCAAAACTCACCGTCTTTGATGAGCCAGCAATTGTCACCATGTAATGATGACTGATAAACGGGGGCCGTAAGGCTCCCGTTTTTTATTGCTGGTTGGGCAATCTTTTATAGTCGTTACTCAGCCAGCACAATCACATCTCCCGTTGCCGGGGCGTCAGTTCCTGGTAGCCACAATCGCCCCCACGAACCGGTGCAATGACAGCCGAGCAGTTTTTCGGGTTGTTGTTGCTGAATAAATTGTCGGGTTCGCCATAGCTTAGCGGGGGAGGCGGCGCGTAAATGAAACCCACCGACGAGGGCGTATATTTGGCTAACGCCGGTAATGTTCTGGCAATGACGTACGATATTTTCTATTCCCCGATGCCCGCATCCGGTAATGATGACTAACCCGCGCTCAGATTTATAAATTAATACGCCTTCGTCGCTGATGTAATCCGGTTGAGGTATTTTCTCGCTAATAACGCCGTAGGCCTGCGGAGTGGGGACACTTATTTCCCCGGACCACAAAAAGCGATCGCTGATAGCCAACGGTTTACGGGTGTATTCCATGATGTGTCGAGAATAGTCATTTTCACGCGAGAGTTTTTTTATTTTTCTTGGCGTACCCGCCAGGGTTATTGAGGCGTACCGCTCGCAGGCTATTTGGGGATGGCAAATGATACGGCTGTTATCCGCAAGCCACGGCACGCCGCCGCAATGATCGTAATGGCCGTGCGAAAGGACCACGGCGGTCAATTGCGTCAGATCTATGCCCATTTGCGCGGCGTTAAGTATGAAGCTGTCGTCCGGCCCGGTATCAAACAGGATGGTAGTGGTTTCATCCTGAACTAACAGACTTAATCCAGGCTTTGCCTGTAATGATTTATCTGCGCTCGCCGCGCGCCGGTTTTCAAGCAAAACCGTAAGGGTTAAAGCCATGCCTGACTCCAGTATTCAAACGGCATACTGTAATGCATGACCTCTGAGAGCGCTGTGATCGCAGCGCTCTTTAGCGGTATCCGTTATTCGCGTACAATTTTGCCAGCGTTACCGGCATCGCTGTCATTCCAGCTACCACGACCATTTGTTTTAATGGTGTAAGTGGCATAGCCGACACGGAAGGTCATCGTATCCTTATAGGTATTTACGTCACGCACTTCATTTCCATTGACGTAAACGCCGGAGTCCTCGACGTGAATATCCACGCTGCGTTGCCCATTGGCAAATTTGGCCACGTAATTTCCGCTGAATTTGCCGTCAATACCGGCATTGTCGCGGTTATCCCGGTCAGCGGTATTTTGCTGCTGTTCACCATGACGGTGATGACGATTCTGCGGGCTGTTACCGTTCTCAATAAACCCATGATCGCGGTTCCACTGATAGGATTTATTGATATCGCAGCCATTGAGTTCACTCATTTGCGTACAACCTGAACGTTCGTACTTTTTCTGCATTGCCGGAGTAATAGCACATGCTGTGGTAGCCGTTGTCAGACCGAGGACAAAGAGTGCCAGCAGACGTTTGTTCATTTTTTTGCTCACTATCATCATTTAGTTTATTTATAGGAATACGCACTGTTTGGATGTCGTGTTTACGACGACGGCAGTCTCCCATTTAATATTAATGACGCATACCAGGGGAAATCCTAATTTATATTAATAGCGAGGTTGTGGAGGCTGTAATATGCAAAATCATAAACAGGTGGGTTACGTATTTCATACAAGAAAAATAAAACGCTTAAATGTATTTACTTTTTAATGGGGTTTTTAAAATCATATTAATATTGACATTAACGGAAGGGACGCAGGCTTGTAGAAGCACAGGCCTGCGTGGAAATTGGATTCAACACAGAACAACGTTACCCTTGTGCGGGGATCTGTGCGCGGTGCTGTTCGGCCTGTACCTCATGGGCAAATGAATGGCCGTTATTCACTGACTGGTGAACGACCATCGCTTTTTCATGCTCATTCATTTGTGAAAAGGACCGCGCCAGGGATGGTGTTGACGTGGAATTTTTCACCTGTGCGGCGTGTGCTTGCGCCATTTGTTGATGTGCAGGTGCCTCGCTGTTATTCATCATTTCATGGGCCACTGCGGCCTGCTGATGCATTTCGGGGGTGTCTGCCGCATTAACGCCAGCTGAAATAAAAAATGCGATAGCTAAAAAAGAGGACATCTTATTCATCATATTTCTCCAGTATGGGTTTACGGAAGAAATTATAATTAGCGAGGGCTGTCAGCGACGTGACTGAATTATGACGGTTGTGTCAGAG
The Citrobacter arsenatis DNA segment above includes these coding regions:
- a CDS encoding MBL fold metallo-hydrolase, which gives rise to MALTLTVLLENRRAASADKSLQAKPGLSLLVQDETTTILFDTGPDDSFILNAAQMGIDLTQLTAVVLSHGHYDHCGGVPWLADNSRIICHPQIACERYASITLAGTPRKIKKLSRENDYSRHIMEYTRKPLAISDRFLWSGEISVPTPQAYGVISEKIPQPDYISDEGVLIYKSERGLVIITGCGHRGIENIVRHCQNITGVSQIYALVGGFHLRAASPAKLWRTRQFIQQQQPEKLLGCHCTGSWGRLWLPGTDAPATGDVIVLAE
- a CDS encoding copper-binding protein — encoded protein: MNKMSSFLAIAFFISAGVNAADTPEMHQQAAVAHEMMNNSEAPAHQQMAQAHAAQVKNSTSTPSLARSFSQMNEHEKAMVVHQSVNNGHSFAHEVQAEQHRAQIPAQG